Genomic DNA from Aphanothece sacrum FPU1:
CAGAAATAGACTCAAAACTTGCTTGCGATCGCTTAATTACCATCATCCATTGTCGGGTTATCAAAAGATTATAAGCTCCTGATGGTTTTTGTTCTGTTCTTAGTAAACCAATTTTGTCTAATAAACTTTCATATTTTCTTAAAATAGTATGAATAATTTCTGTAAAATCGGAATTATGATTAATGTCTAAATAAGTGAAAGCATGACTAAAAGAAAAACTCGGAATTTCTCCAATTTCGCCCTCAAATTGAGCTTTTTTTAAGAAAGGTTCAATCGGAATTCTTTCACCTTCATCGGCAAAAGGAAGGGGAACTAATTGTAAATGTTTATGAGGTTGACTAGCTCCTGCAACTTGACCACTATTATAAAATATTAGTCCATCTATTTGTAATAAACAAGCCCATAATGCTCCTATATCATTGAGATTTAACGAGCTTTCTTGGTCTTCAAATTCACGAGTAATAATTAATAAGTGATAAGGAACAACATTATATTTATTTAAGAGACATAAATGAGTTTTAGAAATATCTGTAACAAATAAATCTTGTTCATAGGGTAGAAACGGATTAAAGTTTTTTCCTGTTTGTTTAACTTGTTTTTCTTGTTCTTGTTTAGCTTTTTCTTTACGGTCTAAATTTGTTAACACTCTCACTAAAAAATTAATCTCTCCCTCTTTAACAAATTCAGTGTCAGTGGGAATGCTGTGTAATGCACCACAGTTAAGAGCAAATTCAGTTTGTCCAATAACTTTATTCCACAAATTATCAGGTTCAAGTATAATTTGTTCTAATTGTTCTAACATTATATTTCCTCATTTCGTAATAACCAAACTCCACTATAAGTCATTCCAGTATCATCTGGTTGGACGACTAAAAAATGAAGTCCTTGACTTGCTTGTTTACGAGATTCATATTGTTGAGCAGATTGGGACATTTCAGCATCATCAAAAGTTAATAAAACCCAACGATCAATTAATCCTGATTCTAAAATTAAACCCCCAGATTGATTAACTTGTGTGGGAATATGAGTTAAAGAAACAGGTTTATTTTCCGCTAACCATCGAGCTAAATAAATAGATTTTTTGCCACCATAAATAACTACTCCTGGAATATTAATACTGGAAGGTATCCCTAAATTAAAAGGGTTTAAAATCTGAGGAAAATCTATTATAGGAATTGGGTGATCACTAAAATAGTCAACAATTTCATCTGCTTTAAATGAAGCAAATCGCCACTGATCTCCCCATAAATTTTCCGGTAATGCTTGAGGTGGCAATTGTTCTAATTTAACTGGATTATAATTAGAAGTATTATAACGTTGTTGCAAAATTTCTTTAAGTTTAGAAGTGCGTCTGGTGGGTTCAATTAGAATACCTAAAGCTTCACAAGCGACTGTTAATAAGCCGACGCATTGAGGGCGAAAAACTTGGATGAAATCAGGAGAATATTTATTTATAATTGGTTTCAATTGGACAATTAACCAGTTAGCATTTGCATCAGATTGCTGACAAGTCGCGTCATGAATTATCTCTCCTTGAGAATCACAAATAAGCAGTTGCCATTGAACAGTTTTTTCTGGGTTATTTAAGGAATATTTATAAAAATCTGCTTGCAGAATAGTCATTAAAATCAACCGTAATTTAGTTAATTATTTTTTCAATTATTTAATTTTAACATAAATCATAAGTATTTGAGATAATTCTTAAGAATTGAATATATAATCTAGGGTAAAATGGAGCTTATAATAAGAACAAAATAAAGTAATAAAAATGAGTCATCTTCATCTTATGAAAGAAAATACAGATAATTGGTTAGAGATTGGCAAGATTGTGGCTGCACAGGGATTAAAAGGGGAATTAAAAGTAGTTCCTAGTACTGATTTTCCTGAAAGATTTGAACAACCTGGACAACGATGGTTACAACCGCTTAATAGTTCATCTCCTCAACCTGTTGGACTAATTAGCGGTCGATATGTTCCTGGAAAAGATATCTGTATTATTCGTTTGGAAGGAATAGAAACTAGAACGCAAGCAGAAGCATTAAAAGGGTATAAGTTATTAGTATTAAGTAGCGATCGCGTAAAATTAGAGAAAGATGAATATCATGTCTCAGAGTTAATTAATTTGGAAGTTTATCATCAAAAAACGGGCGAATTAATTGGGATTGTGACTGACATTTTTGAATCGGGACATGATTTATTAGAAATTGAGTTAAATCGGTCTAAGGTTACTGTTGAAGTGATAGAAATTGAAGAGGTAGAAGAAGAAATTATTTCTAATAAAAAGAAAGAGAAAGTTAAGAAGAATAAAATATTAATTCCCTTTGTTTATGATATTGTTCCGGTAGTTGACTTAGATAATAAGCGAATAGAAATTAATCCCCCTAAAGGGTTATTAGAATTAGTTGAATAAGTATATCATAAAAATTGATATTAATTAAGAGATTATTAATTAGAACATCTGGAGTTGTTAGATGGAAAAACTTATCGTGCATGATTTTTTGATTTTAAAACATATTGAGCTTGATTTAACCAAGATCAATATTATTATTGGCAGACAAGCTGAAGGTAAAAGTATCTTAGGGAAACTGATATTTTTTTTTAAAGATTTTTTTATTAAGTATAGAGCTTCTCTTCTTAAGAATCAGACTAAAGTTCAGTTCAATAAGATTATTTTACAAGAATTTAAAAGCATTTTTACTGATTATTCTTGGCGATCAGAAAATTTTGAAATTACTTATCATTTGCATAATTATTGGATTAAAGTGACAACAGATAAATTATCAAATGGTCGCTTAAAATTAGGATTATACTATTCGGATGAGTTAGCTAAAGCACGGCGAAAAATGACTATCTCTTACCAAAAGAAAAAAGAAGAAGATAGCAGAAAATATTCAGTAGATGATGAATTTGATACTTTTGGGTATTTAGATGAGCTTTTAGAAAAAAATCTTTTTAATAGTAATAATATATTGGGATTTGAACAACCGTTTTTTATTCCTGCGGGAAGATCTTTTTATGCTAATTTAGAGGAAAATATTTTTGCTTTTTTATCATCTAATATATCTATTGACTATTTTTTAAAGGAGTTTGGTCAGGATTATCAGTTTACTAAACAAATTTACAGACAGAAAGATAATTTTGATAAAAATTATCTTTCTAAAATTAATGATATTGTTAGTCAAATAATTGTAGGAAACTATGTTCAAGAAGATGGTCAAGACTGGATTTATTCTCATAAAAATAGAAAAAAAATTAAAGTTTCTAATGCTTCTTCTGGTCAACAAGAGGCTTTACCAATGACCACTTTATTAGAAATATTACCTTTTATAACTTTTGCTGGTACATCTAACAGTATTTTCTTAATTGAAGAACCAGAAGCACATTTATTTCCTCAATCACAAAAGCATATTATTGAATTAATTGCACTCGTATTTAATATAACTGATAAAAGACATCGTTTTTTTATTACTACTCATAGTCCTTATATTTTAACTGCTTTTAATAATCTAATTCAAGCAGGGAATACTAAGAAAAAAATAAAAGAAAGAGGCAATAAAAAAGAAGAACTTAAACAGTTAT
This window encodes:
- a CDS encoding ATP adenylyltransferase family protein translates to MLEQLEQIILEPDNLWNKVIGQTEFALNCGALHSIPTDTEFVKEGEINFLVRVLTNLDRKEKAKQEQEKQVKQTGKNFNPFLPYEQDLFVTDISKTHLCLLNKYNVVPYHLLIITREFEDQESSLNLNDIGALWACLLQIDGLIFYNSGQVAGASQPHKHLQLVPLPFADEGERIPIEPFLKKAQFEGEIGEIPSFSFSHAFTYLDINHNSDFTEIIHTILRKYESLLDKIGLLRTEQKPSGAYNLLITRQWMMVIKRSQASFESISVNSLGFAGAFIGT
- a CDS encoding Tab2/Atab2 family RNA-binding protein; protein product: MTILQADFYKYSLNNPEKTVQWQLLICDSQGEIIHDATCQQSDANANWLIVQLKPIINKYSPDFIQVFRPQCVGLLTVACEALGILIEPTRRTSKLKEILQQRYNTSNYNPVKLEQLPPQALPENLWGDQWRFASFKADEIVDYFSDHPIPIIDFPQILNPFNLGIPSSINIPGVVIYGGKKSIYLARWLAENKPVSLTHIPTQVNQSGGLILESGLIDRWVLLTFDDAEMSQSAQQYESRKQASQGLHFLVVQPDDTGMTYSGVWLLRNEEI
- the rimM gene encoding ribosome maturation factor RimM (Essential for efficient processing of 16S rRNA) — its product is MKENTDNWLEIGKIVAAQGLKGELKVVPSTDFPERFEQPGQRWLQPLNSSSPQPVGLISGRYVPGKDICIIRLEGIETRTQAEALKGYKLLVLSSDRVKLEKDEYHVSELINLEVYHQKTGELIGIVTDIFESGHDLLEIELNRSKVTVEVIEIEEVEEEIISNKKKEKVKKNKILIPFVYDIVPVVDLDNKRIEINPPKGLLELVE
- a CDS encoding AAA family ATPase; this translates as MEKLIVHDFLILKHIELDLTKINIIIGRQAEGKSILGKLIFFFKDFFIKYRASLLKNQTKVQFNKIILQEFKSIFTDYSWRSENFEITYHLHNYWIKVTTDKLSNGRLKLGLYYSDELAKARRKMTISYQKKKEEDSRKYSVDDEFDTFGYLDELLEKNLFNSNNILGFEQPFFIPAGRSFYANLEENIFAFLSSNISIDYFLKEFGQDYQFTKQIYRQKDNFDKNYLSKINDIVSQIIVGNYVQEDGQDWIYSHKNRKKIKVSNASSGQQEALPMTTLLEILPFITFAGTSNSIFLIEEPEAHLFPQSQKHIIELIALVFNITDKRHRFFITTHSPYILTAFNNLIQAGNTKKKIKERGNKKEELKQLFDIVPENQILDIDDFGVYTLGNGELKSIINQENQLIDTNIIDEVSHEFSDIFEKLVDLELED